Proteins from a genomic interval of Callospermophilus lateralis isolate mCalLat2 chromosome 1, mCalLat2.hap1, whole genome shotgun sequence:
- the Gpx4 gene encoding phospholipid hydroperoxide glutathione peroxidase GPX4 isoform X2 → MILGRLSRFSRLLKPALLCGALAAPGLAGTMCASHDDWRCCRSMHDFSAKDIDGHMVCLDKYKGFVCIVTNVATQUGKTDVNYTQLVDLHARYAECGLRILAFPCNQFGRQEPGTNEEIKEFAASYNVKFDMYSKICVNGEDAHPLWKWMKVQPKGRGMLGNAIKWNFTKLARPCPYQHRPLLSVPHRQERLRGEAVWSHGGAPGDREGPALLSLAPQAVPLPSLCPHPQSLLLATMTARLQTSLAGGAGLRTWRAPARGRSCGSAGLARCPTLATLWE, encoded by the exons ATGATCCTGGGCCGCCTGAGCCGCTTTAGCCGCCTGCTGAAGCCAGCGCTGCTGTGCGGTGCCTTGGCTGCTCCCGGCTTGGCCGGTACCATG TGTGCGTCCCACGATGACTGGCGCTGCTGTCGGTCCATGCATGACTTCTCAGCCAAGGACATCGACGGGCATATGGTTTGCCTGGACAAGTACAA GGGCTTTGTGTGCATCGTCACCAATGTGGCCACCCAGTGAGGCAAAACCGACGTAAACTATACTCAGCTAGTCGACCTGCACGCCCGATATGCTGAGTGTGGTTTACGGATCCTGGCTTTTCCCTGCAACCAGTTTGGGAGGCAG GAGCCAGGGACCAACGAGGAGATCAAGGAGTTTGCCGCTAGCTATAATGTCAAATTCGACATGTACAGCAAGATCTGCGTGAATGGGGAGGATGCCCACCCGCTGTGGAAGTGGATGAAAGTCCAGCCCAAGGGGAGGGGCATGCTGGGAAA TGCCATCAAGTGGAACTTCACCAAG CTTGCCAGGCCCTGCCCCTACCAACACAGGCCTCTTCTCTCAGTTCCTCATAGACAAGAACGGCTGCGTGGTGAAGCGGTATGGTCCCATGGAGGAGCCCCTG GTGATAGAGAAGGACCTGCCCTGCTATCTCTAGCCCCACAAGCTGTGCCCCTGCCGAGCCTCTGCCCACACCCCCAGAGCCTTCTACTGGCAACTATGACGGCCCGCCTGCAAACCAGCCTTGCTGGTGGGGCGGGCCTGAGAACCTGGCGTGCACCTGCCAGAGGAAGGTCCTGTGGCTCCGCGGGCTTAGCTCGGTGCCCCACCTTGGCTACCTTGTGGGAATAA
- the Gpx4 gene encoding phospholipid hydroperoxide glutathione peroxidase GPX4 isoform X1 yields MILGRLSRFSRLLKPALLCGALAAPGLAGTMCASHDDWRCCRSMHDFSAKDIDGHMVCLDKYKGFVCIVTNVATQUGKTDVNYTQLVDLHARYAECGLRILAFPCNQFGRQEPGTNEEIKEFAASYNVKFDMYSKICVNGEDAHPLWKWMKVQPKGRGMLGNAIKWNFTKFLIDKNGCVVKRYGPMEEPLVIEKDLPCYL; encoded by the exons ATGATCCTGGGCCGCCTGAGCCGCTTTAGCCGCCTGCTGAAGCCAGCGCTGCTGTGCGGTGCCTTGGCTGCTCCCGGCTTGGCCGGTACCATG TGTGCGTCCCACGATGACTGGCGCTGCTGTCGGTCCATGCATGACTTCTCAGCCAAGGACATCGACGGGCATATGGTTTGCCTGGACAAGTACAA GGGCTTTGTGTGCATCGTCACCAATGTGGCCACCCAGTGAGGCAAAACCGACGTAAACTATACTCAGCTAGTCGACCTGCACGCCCGATATGCTGAGTGTGGTTTACGGATCCTGGCTTTTCCCTGCAACCAGTTTGGGAGGCAG GAGCCAGGGACCAACGAGGAGATCAAGGAGTTTGCCGCTAGCTATAATGTCAAATTCGACATGTACAGCAAGATCTGCGTGAATGGGGAGGATGCCCACCCGCTGTGGAAGTGGATGAAAGTCCAGCCCAAGGGGAGGGGCATGCTGGGAAA TGCCATCAAGTGGAACTTCACCAAG TTCCTCATAGACAAGAACGGCTGCGTGGTGAAGCGGTATGGTCCCATGGAGGAGCCCCTG GTGATAGAGAAGGACCTGCCCTGCTATCTCTAG